CTGGTCTTCTCCCCAGCAAAAGCTCAAGAAGTACAATGCCAAAAGCATAGACGTCACTCTTATCAGTTAATTTCCCTGAAAAGCAGCAAAAATATGGGCAAGAATGTTATACTTTCAGACTTCCAGTTAGGATTTAATTCATTTGAGGAGAGTGTGAAAAACATGATTTAACATCTACTTTTTTAATTTGagacaaaagaataaagaaatttagcgttcttttctttttcattagCATACAAAGTACGGTGGTTTGTGGACTAGGTAAAAGCTTTTGCAACTTCTTTAGAGTGTCCTTGATCTGTATCTGCAATTTCCTTCCACTTCAACTTAATTAGCAAATAGCTAGGTAGTACTGGGCTATTTTTCAACCTAGATGGAGAACAGCCAATAATAATACAGAACTGAACTTAGCCTTTTGGAATAAATTAGTCAACGAATATATAACATCTAAATATCAACCTCAAGATATTAGTAAATATTTTCCCTTTCCCTGTTTGTTCATCGTGACAAAGAAACAAAGTTGAAGATAAAATGGTGCATCACAAGGGAGTCAAAAGATTGATGCGAAGTTCAGATATATCTTGGAGGATCAACGTCATCATACAACGAAATGAGAATCTCGTAAGCAAAAGAAGAGAAGCCTATCCTCTTCATATAATCTAATTGTTGATAAATAAAATATGTAGGCTGTAGCGAGAGCAATTACATCAAGAGCTCAGGGATGATGGTGCTTCTTTGTATATGCTTTTGCACATAGATATATGAATTCTAGGAGGGACCAATATTTTCTGAACCTAGAGGAGCAACATGAGAATAATTTTTGGAAGCTACTTCTATGACACAAAACAGAAGACTAGGTAAGTAAATTGGACCGTTGACTAGATGAGGCACCTTCAAGCAAATAAACAGCAGCATCTTCTTCATTTAGCTAATTGCAATAAAATAGGGAGTCTGGCATACCATCTACGAGGTACTCTGGAGCCACATAACCCAGAGTTCCTGAAAGCTTTATGTTGCTCTTGTTTAGGTTCCATCCAGCTATAGCAAGGCCAAAATCAGAAAGCTGATAAACGTAAAAATTGATTAACTCAGACAAGACAAACCATACGAAATGTTTCACAAAGGAGAAGCAACTGAGTGAGATCTGTGTGATTATATTGCTAGTTTATGATTATATTGCTAGTTTACCTTTGCATTGAAGTTGGAATCCAGTAGAACATTAGACGATTTGAGATCTCTATGGATTACAGGGGGGTTACAGCGCTCATGGAGGTATTCTAGTCCCCTGGTCAATGTCAACAGCATAACTGTACAATTAACTTCCGAAAACACAGAACTAAGGGTGAGAAAAAAGAGTTAGCATTAATAAATCATAACATTACATACCTAGCCACATCCAATGCAATTTTCATGCGAAGATGCCAACTCAAAGCTGATCCATGCGGAGGTCCTGATCAAGCAGGTCAACTCAATTATGGAATATGGAAAATAATTTAGATAGTAGCATATAGATACTTGTTTTCTTTTGTACTTTATATCAGGACGTAGATAATGGCTTTTACCATGCAATTGGAATTCCAAAGATCCATTCTGCATCATTTCATACACCAGGAATTGTGCTTCACCATGAATGCAATACCCAAGAAGCGAAATAATATTTTGATGCTGAAATTTACTCAACAAGTCGACCTCATTCTGAAAATCAATCAGTTATCtctttaagcacaaaataattaCCGTTATGGGTACATTTTTGAGTCAAAATCTATCAGACTACCTCAAACTCTTTGTCAGCATCCTGTTCCCTGCCATGAGTTCTTTTAACAGCCGCTTGGACGTTGTTGCGGAATTGAGCTTTATACACACATCCTAATCTACCTTCTCCAATAGCATTCTTTTCATTGAAATTGTCAGTTGCAGCTACTAATGACTGGTATTCGACGACAGCAACTAGTCCTTTCTTACCCACAGTTTTTAAAGAAGGGAACTTGGTCATTATAGGACCCCATGAAAGCCCCTTCACAGGCTCTACATCATAAAATTGGACAAATAAAACAATGTGTAAGCTTGGGTACAGAAAATGATCGATTAAAAATAGgtataattacatttttggaccgctcaacagaataatagccagcaaatgtataggatttgtatattaagtataaatatacatataacatacatGACTAGTGTATAGgctttgtatattttggctagcgccAGTAATTAATTTCGGTCGACGGCACAAAAATGAAGAAAGCCTTAAATATAAGTGACATTAGCTCCAACCATCCTTAAAACAGTGACTTGTTGCTAACAAAGTTACTACCTGCTTTTTGATCGCCTTGTTCAGCGGATTTCTTCAGCGTTTTCAGTCTGTATATCCAAAAGCAAGATGAAAACAGCAGAATTCCAGCAAGGAGCGTTGAAGCAACAATAAGTGAAATCAAAATTTTCTTATTCAGATCCTGGTGGTGAACCACTTTCAACCCTGCGACTCCTGATTTGAAAATAAGAGGAAATTCAATTAAAACTACAAAAAGAGACACATGATTGTAAAGAAGCAAATGAAGAAATGCCCCTTTTCCAATCATTCCCCATTGAAAGACAAAAAAAATGCAGTTCTTTTCAATATATATTTATCTTGAGAGCATCATTATGTCTGACATCAAAGGGGTAATGCAAAATTTTAAAAAGCAAAAGTACTCTACAAATCATTTCAAAAAAAGTGAGGAGGGAAGTAATAAATCTAAGTGTCAATTTGCAAGTTCCTATCTAATTTGAATAACTTCATCATAATTTAACTAATTGCACCTTCAGACCAGAAATTTTATGCAGTGGACTAGATCCAAATTGCACAGTTTTCCCTTCAAACGGGCTGGTCTCTAATTTTTCTCTTAGCAAGCAAACTAATGTCTAGCGGGCATAAGTTCTCTAAGGGAGCGGACATAACTCAGTGAgatatgatgcgaaaatataaacttatgccccGCGAAATAGCTGTTTGTCTTGAGTGGCAGACTAGAACAAAATATGGGCAAAAGTGCAAATGAGCCGATCCAAATCCCATGATTCATAAGTGATAAACTGAAAAATAAGATGGAAATCGGGAATTGTTGAATTACCAGGAGGAGGAGCGTCCTTATCAGAAGAAATTTGAAAAACGGGACCTTTTTCAGTAGGAAGAACTGGGTCTGCACTAGGAGACTGTGGAGTTACATCCACTGGAGCACACAACAAAGGAGTTGCAAAAACCCAAATAGGAATAAGCAAAATCAAAATCTTCATCTCCTTTCTTGATTTCAAATGTCATACAAAACTAACACTGGAAAAACTCTAAGATTTGAGATATTTCTCCAGAAAGACTCAAATTTTGAAAATTGAAATGTGGATAGGAAAATGGGTTAGTACGTCAGTTTGCTTTTTACCAGAAAAAATGCAAGAAAGATAGAAAGGGACAAAAGACTGGAGCAGGATGGTAgtcaggaaaaaggaaaaaagcaCTTCTTTTTGTAACATGGAAAAGCTAAAAAggaaggtgggggggggggggggcaactGAAGAGAGACACAACAATCCCGTGGCAGTTATCAAAAGTTTATTTAAAAATCCTTTTAAGAGAGTTAGAAATTCACGTATTATAGTATGGTTGGCAGAGTGGCTGTATATCGGAGATTGTGATAGTGGGGCTTTGACACCCTTTTAAGTACTGGGGATTAGGGAAAGGAGAGTGATAGTGTCAACTGTCAAATTATTACCCCTTTAATTTAGATGTCTGAAATTttaatgataattttttttttttttactttttagtaAGTTTTTTAATTCTATTGACAATCTCATCTAATGAATCTTTTATGTGAATGTCGTTGCATCTTTAAAATCAAAAGATTCAAAGATATTTTCAATATGTTATATGCATTTAGTTTCGGATCTTTATTTTGGTCAATCGTTCGTGAAAACTTTTACTCGAGAGATTAGAGATTTAAAAATACAaatattcaatttttttaatattattaaaTTTTATGTCTCAATTAAATTATGACACATTAGATGAAACAAAGGAAGTTTTGAATTATCATATGGCCCTTGTGactaataattttatttaaacCACCTCCTTGTTTGGAAAGAAAAATGCAACCCCTCAACAACTTCTAGACTTTAACCAATATAAAAACAATCTGATCTGATAGTGATAGTTCATAATTGAGTAGCATTCAGGATCTAAAATACTTCCTCCATTCTATAATAATTGATGTTTTaggctttttattttattttaaaataagtaGTGTTTTAGgtttcaagaaaaaattgactTTATTCTTCTAAAGTTAAccttatttacataatcaagaattaTTAAGTAGCTTTTTTTTTCTAGACATTAATTAGGAGTAAATTAGTAAAAACACGCATAATTTTTTAGAAATGAGCAATTTCATAAGAGATATGCATAAACTAAAAATAACACTTATTAGGGAACGGAGGAGGGAGTACTTAAGCACTTTCTTTTGGATGGATTCCACTGATTATTATACTAGTAGGCTATAATGCACTTTGGCTTAAATCTACTTTTATCCCTTTTCGTCCATTGCATTATTGTAACAAAAAGAATAAAAAGGTGTCTCCAACTGAAATCAATATGAACTGCGTGGACTACCTTTTGAGTGTAATTAGATTGTACAGGTATACTTATGTTACTATATTGTTACAACTAATACGTTTCTAAAGTCCCTTAACCGGTTCTTTCATTAGCGGTACGATAGGAGATTGATATTATAAAATAAATGGAATTGTTTAAATCTTATCTAGTTAAATTGTAACCATCATTTTATACCATTTCTTCATTATTCATTGAATTAAATTTTTTTTCCCAGAGTCaaacaaatttattttttatttcttttcaaaGTTCGATGTGCACTTGGGGAAATGTTTCACATGAATCTTTTCTTCATGAACGAGAGggtaagaaaagaaaaagttgaCCCCAAAATTAGGAAGATAAGAATGAGTGTTGCttgtttaaatttttttaaaaatgtttaGAATTTAGTTTCACGCATTTCCTTGCTGACTGACCTTTGCCCCCTTTCCtcttccagaaaaaaaaaaaagaaaaggaagactaCTTAAGGGATGCATTATTGATAAATTGTGTGCTACTCAGTAAGTGCAATTTGAGAAAGACGACAAGCAGCCTTTCATAATCCTCACGAGAGTAACAGGCTAACAGCTTATGACTGCTGGCAACTTAAATGTGTGCTGTGTATTAGTTAACCAAACTACAAATAAATAAGCATGCATACATTATTCTGGACTATCTCCCACTCTTATTTTCTTCTACTTACTGAATTGTTGGACCGAGCGATTCACATAGAGCCATCGCTTGTTTACTCTCAAATTCGTTACATACATTAATTAGACCTCATAACTTAATCATAATTGTCCAATCAATTACGTACAGTTTTTATACCAATAGTTGTGACGCGACAAAAATGTAACAGTAATAACTGATGGAGTAATCAAGTTGGATACATGAGATCTTGACCTTCttttaaagaagaaaaagaataagaaaagaaaaagcttaatataacaaatcaaaacaaaacaaacatTGGAGGTACGCATGCTCGTTGTGTTTGGTGTTGTTCCCACGCGCGTATCAGTTATTTTGTCAGCTTACTACATTGGTTTGTGAAGTATTGGGTAATGTTTTGTTAAGTCAAAGCAtttcttagagcccgtttggattggcttataagttgcttataagctgttttcagctttttttagtgtttgactggtcagcttaaagtcattttgtgcttaaaataagctcaaaaaaataattgggcccatttgacttaacttatctaaaacagcttataagctaaaaaaataaattagactaccccaatttatttattttaacttataagctgtttgaaGCTCTTATTCTTAAACTTGGATTCTAGAAATTTTATACCTTCCATgataaattcaaaattcaaataaTGCACATTTCAACATAAAACAACAAGAAAAAGAAGTCAGACCCACTCACACGCATTTCTGACGATTAATGTCTAATCCCCACATTGTACAACTCCCAACTGTTCCATTTGCTTGGTTACCTTGTCCAATTTGGGTGTGTTGGGCTTTTTCTGTACATTCCAAGTCGGGTGGGCCCATAAGATGTTTTTGTACAGTAATACACATTCTTCACCATACATCTTTTCCTTATAATGCCTGCTGAAGTGTTTGTTATAGACTTATAGACAAGTTTTTTCACAAACAATATAAATCCTGCTCATACAATAAATCTCGCATGGTAACAAAAAACTGTTGTCAAGCTTAACAAATGAGAGATTGAATTATAAATGGATACAAATTATCTGTTCTACTTGAATAATGTGTGAGTTTGTCTTTAGCAATTGGTATTAGTGTTTGTCCGCACTAGACAATAAAGATCCATTATTTTCCCTATTACAGGAGCTATGGGTTAAGGCCGTTCTAACAAAAATCAAGGGCAAATTCACTGCGAAAATCCCCCCAAATTAAAAGGCTAAGATCTTACTCCAACTATGGCAAAACAGAGGAAAAATGCGCTCATTTAGTAGTTACATATGTTGGAAGCTTCTTGATGACAATAGCAGTCCATCAAGGACTAATTGGAGAGCTAAACAGATAGCAGTTTGAAGTTTCAATTTTTGGTTTTGCCAATCCAATTGCTTGGGCCTAACATTGGCATAGGCCTAGGCCTAGGCCTCTCAACACATAGTAGAGAAACAACCCAGACCAACAATAACACTTGTTTGATTGTTTCTGCTGTATCCTTATCGAGTTGTAGTAAGGCATGGTTTATCCTTCTACTCTGCCATAGCCTGCATGAAAATTAAATGTCACGCGGGAAGGTAAACTAATTACATAACGTTTCTAGTAAGCAGTTACTCCTCTCTTTTACATTCAATCTGGTTTTGGTCAACTGTTTGCTGAAAGGTGGCACATAAAACAAGACATTTCTAACATTCAATTGCCGCCTTTTCTGCCAACTCTTACACAGCAAAATGTACCCCCTGCATGAATATTCATTGATCAATCATCCCTTCAAATCCCACATTTGCAGTAAGTTCAACAATTAAATGACACTAAACTCTACCTAAGCATCCTCAAAAAACATCTTCAACATAAGCTTAACCTGAATATGCCAACCTTATCGGATAGACTTTGGCCAAATTCACATTTTATCGATATTTGTGATGCATTGATTTACTGTTGCTCAGTTGTTGCATGGGGCGCATTTAAGCAGTGATATGATCAGTCTTATGTGCCACTAACAAATTCCATTTCCTGAATAAGACTACAAACCCGTATATATATGAACCTGCATG
The nucleotide sequence above comes from Lycium barbarum isolate Lr01 chromosome 3, ASM1917538v2, whole genome shotgun sequence. Encoded proteins:
- the LOC132633048 gene encoding probable receptor-like protein kinase At1g80640, translated to MKILILLIPIWVFATPLLCAPVDVTPQSPSADPVLPTEKGPVFQISSDKDAPPPGVAGLKVVHHQDLNKKILISLIVASTLLAGILLFSSCFWIYRLKTLKKSAEQGDQKAEPVKGLSWGPIMTKFPSLKTVGKKGLVAVVEYQSLVAATDNFNEKNAIGEGRLGCVYKAQFRNNVQAAVKRTHGREQDADKEFENEVDLLSKFQHQNIISLLGYCIHGEAQFLVYEMMQNGSLEFQLHGPPHGSALSWHLRMKIALDVARGLEYLHERCNPPVIHRDLKSSNVLLDSNFNAKLSDFGLAIAGWNLNKSNIKLSGTLGYVAPEYLVDGKLTDKSDVYAFGIVLLELLLGRRPVEKLEGSQCQSIVTWAMPQLTDRSKLPNIVDPVIRNGMDLKHLYQVAAVAVLCVQPEPSYRPLITDVLHSFIPLVPIDLGGSLKVTDSALSISA